In Hominilimicola fabiformis, the following proteins share a genomic window:
- the hpt gene encoding hypoxanthine phosphoribosyltransferase translates to MINEVQEILINESEIQEKVKYLAEQINKDYAGKDIVLMIILKGSVVFSADLMRYLNVNVSLDFMQVSSYGSSSVSGELKILKDGQIDVNGKNVIIAEDIIDSGNTLSALVKLLKKRGANVEICTLLSKPARRETQVDVKYEGFEIPDEFVVGYGMDYDERFRNLPYIGILKREVYGG, encoded by the coding sequence ATGATAAACGAAGTACAGGAAATATTGATTAATGAAAGCGAAATTCAAGAGAAAGTAAAATATTTGGCTGAGCAAATAAATAAAGATTATGCCGGTAAGGATATTGTACTTATGATTATCCTAAAGGGCAGTGTTGTTTTTTCGGCTGACCTTATGCGTTATCTTAACGTAAATGTTTCGCTTGACTTTATGCAGGTTTCAAGCTACGGAAGTTCGTCTGTTTCCGGTGAATTGAAGATTTTGAAGGACGGACAAATTGACGTAAACGGTAAAAATGTAATTATTGCGGAAGATATTATTGACAGCGGAAATACGCTAAGCGCACTTGTAAAGCTTCTAAAAAAGAGAGGTGCAAACGTTGAAATCTGTACACTTCTTTCAAAGCCTGCAAGACGTGAAACGCAGGTTGACGTTAAATACGAAGGTTTTGAAATTCCTGACGAATTTGTTGTCGGCTACGGTATGGACTATGACGAAAGATTCAGAAATTTGCCATACATCGGTATACTAAAGAGAGAAGTGTACGGTGGCTGA
- a CDS encoding B12-binding domain-containing radical SAM protein, protein MKALLVAVNAKYIHTSLSVRTLKAYANSDNVEMAEYTINERVEDILRSIFLKKADVVLFSCYIWNVEVCLDVADMLKKVSPETKIIFGGPEVSFDDTEYMQKYDFIDAIMRGEGESTFKEWLEIGEMADGITYRENGEIIRNKDRELIHDITSIPFPYDG, encoded by the coding sequence ATGAAAGCACTGCTTGTTGCAGTTAATGCAAAATATATTCATACTTCGCTTAGTGTACGAACGCTTAAAGCATACGCAAATTCGGATAATGTTGAGATGGCGGAATACACGATTAATGAGAGAGTAGAGGACATACTGCGTTCGATTTTTTTGAAAAAAGCGGACGTGGTTTTGTTTTCATGCTATATTTGGAATGTTGAGGTCTGTCTTGATGTTGCCGATATGCTGAAAAAGGTTTCGCCGGAAACAAAGATTATTTTCGGCGGTCCGGAGGTCAGTTTTGACGATACGGAATATATGCAAAAGTACGATTTTATTGACGCGATTATGCGCGGCGAAGGGGAATCGACTTTTAAAGAATGGCTTGAAATCGGTGAAATGGCGGACGGAATTACCTATCGTGAAAACGGCGAGATAATACGAAACAAAGACAGAGAGCTTATTCACGACATTACGTCAATTCCGTTTCCGTATGACGGATGA
- a CDS encoding B12-binding domain-containing radical SAM protein yields the protein MTDEDIEKNSGKLIYYESSRGCPFRCSYCLSSTTHSVRFRDMDVVKEELMFFVRHNVRIVKFVDRTFNADRKRTCELVKFLIDNAKNTTFHFEVAADLINDELVELFKTAPEGLFQLEIGVQSTNDKTIKAIDRKTDFEMIKRAVKLVQKAGGVHMHLDLIAGLPFEDFNSFGTSFDDVFNLRPDVLQLGFLKLLRGTKIRSEEEKYGYRYNSKPPYEVLKNDFLSYEDVLLLKGIEEVFERYYNSGVFKGAMEYLLEKYNSPFEMFKKLWLFYDGNGYNKVGQSRNSLYEILSHFCDDELFCDILKLDYFTYNKGVNSPKWSLTKYDRSILKTRFDILTDEFIAENLSEYADIPTKETVKYLQFETFEYDVLSNCEKRRNIIIFDNKYNRRIRVCKDLKQ from the coding sequence ATGACGGATGAAGATATTGAAAAAAACAGCGGCAAGCTAATATACTACGAATCAAGCCGCGGTTGTCCGTTTAGGTGCAGTTATTGCCTTTCGTCAACAACGCATAGTGTGCGTTTTAGGGATATGGACGTCGTGAAAGAAGAATTGATGTTCTTCGTGCGACATAATGTGAGAATTGTTAAATTTGTGGACAGAACGTTTAATGCGGACAGAAAACGTACTTGTGAGTTGGTGAAGTTTTTAATCGACAATGCAAAAAATACGACTTTTCATTTTGAAGTGGCGGCGGACCTTATAAATGATGAACTTGTCGAATTGTTTAAAACCGCGCCGGAAGGACTTTTTCAGCTTGAAATCGGTGTACAGTCAACAAATGACAAAACGATAAAGGCGATAGACCGAAAAACCGATTTTGAGATGATAAAACGTGCCGTAAAACTCGTGCAAAAAGCGGGTGGTGTACATATGCACCTTGACCTTATAGCCGGATTGCCTTTTGAAGATTTTAATTCGTTCGGCACATCGTTTGACGATGTGTTTAATCTTCGTCCCGATGTACTTCAGCTTGGTTTCCTGAAACTTTTACGCGGAACGAAAATAAGAAGTGAAGAAGAAAAATACGGTTACCGATATAACTCAAAACCGCCGTATGAAGTGCTTAAAAACGACTTTCTTTCCTATGAAGATGTGCTTTTGTTAAAGGGGATAGAGGAGGTTTTTGAACGGTATTATAACAGCGGTGTTTTTAAGGGTGCAATGGAATATTTGCTTGAAAAATATAATTCACCGTTTGAAATGTTTAAAAAATTGTGGCTGTTTTACGACGGAAACGGATACAATAAAGTCGGACAATCGCGAAATTCTTTGTATGAAATATTGTCGCATTTTTGTGATGATGAATTATTTTGCGATATTTTAAAACTCGATTATTTTACATACAACAAGGGCGTAAATTCACCGAAATGGTCGCTTACAAAATACGATAGGTCAATTTTAAAGACAAGATTTGATATATTGACGGATGAATTTATTGCAGAAAATTTGAGTGAATACGCAGATATTCCGACAAAAGAAACAGTCAAGTATTTGCAGTTTGAAACATTTGAATATGACGTTTTGTCGAACTGTGAAAAACGCAGAAATATAATAATTTTCGATAATAAGTATAACAGAAGGATAAGGGTATGCAAGGATTTGAAACAATAA
- a CDS encoding AEC family transporter gives MQGFETIINSIIKLGIAMLVGFVCIKTGYITKEQNNGLSKVIVRVTLPILIITSLTSLEFDTQKLKNSIYVLIVSIVVVAFLFAVGTVTSKISKMDKSRAIMHRCMTCFGNVVFMAFPLIQALYGAEGLLYAAIYELANDTCLWTLGVYQMKSIEEKEKSFMGSIKNLVNPGTIAFVVAFVMMAFGLKFSGIFGEVMTGIGSTTTYLSMFFIGGTLALVDFKHIYKRVWLFVLTAVKMVIIPIILMFVLKPFNLGEMVTAVIVLQAAMPASTILVILGMEYDGDVLYCAEGVFITHLLGLLTLPFVYYLMSVI, from the coding sequence ATGCAAGGATTTGAAACAATAATAAACAGTATTATTAAACTCGGAATTGCAATGCTTGTCGGGTTTGTGTGCATAAAGACGGGTTACATAACGAAAGAGCAAAACAACGGACTTTCAAAAGTTATCGTGAGAGTGACGCTTCCGATACTCATTATAACTTCGCTTACAAGCCTTGAATTTGATACACAAAAATTGAAAAATTCGATTTATGTGTTGATTGTGTCGATAGTCGTGGTTGCGTTTCTGTTTGCAGTCGGAACGGTCACGTCAAAAATAAGTAAAATGGATAAATCGCGAGCGATAATGCACCGATGTATGACGTGTTTCGGTAATGTTGTGTTTATGGCATTTCCGCTCATACAGGCACTTTACGGTGCAGAGGGACTTTTATATGCGGCGATTTATGAACTTGCAAACGATACTTGTCTTTGGACGCTCGGCGTGTATCAGATGAAGTCGATAGAGGAAAAAGAAAAATCGTTTATGGGAAGTATAAAAAATCTTGTAAATCCCGGAACGATTGCGTTTGTTGTCGCATTTGTGATGATGGCATTCGGACTGAAATTCAGCGGTATATTCGGGGAGGTAATGACCGGTATCGGCAGTACAACAACGTATTTGTCGATGTTCTTTATAGGCGGTACGCTTGCACTTGTTGATTTTAAGCACATATATAAACGTGTGTGGCTGTTTGTATTGACGGCGGTTAAGATGGTCATTATACCGATTATATTGATGTTTGTTTTAAAACCGTTTAATCTCGGTGAAATGGTTACGGCGGTTATCGTACTGCAAGCCGCAATGCCAGCGTCAACCATACTTGTAATACTCGGTATGGAATATGACGGCGATGTGCTTTATTGTGCGGAGGGTGTGTTTATAACGCATCTGTTGGGACTTTTGACATTGCCGTTTGTGTATTACCTTATGAGCGTGATTTAA
- a CDS encoding putative ABC transporter permease produces MASVLKYFFLFSFGGIVYVLIEMLWRGYSHWSMFILGGICFVLLGLINKKYTWDIPLLIQMLIGTFIITLMEFIFGCIFNLLLNLNVWDYYDLPFNIMGQICLPYMFLWFLLSPVCIIVDDYIRYLFFNEEKPHYKLF; encoded by the coding sequence ATGGCAAGTGTTTTAAAATACTTCTTTTTATTTTCCTTCGGCGGCATAGTATACGTCTTGATTGAAATGCTTTGGCGCGGATATTCGCACTGGAGTATGTTTATATTGGGCGGAATATGCTTTGTACTTTTAGGACTTATAAACAAAAAATACACCTGGGATATTCCTTTGTTAATACAAATGCTGATAGGCACATTTATCATAACATTAATGGAATTTATCTTTGGGTGTATTTTTAATTTATTGCTAAATCTTAACGTATGGGATTACTACGATTTGCCGTTCAATATTATGGGGCAGATATGTCTGCCGTATATGTTTTTATGGTTTTTACTAAGTCCTGTCTGCATAATCGTTGACGACTATATACGTTACCTGTTTTTCAACGAAGAAAAACCGCATTACAAATTATTTTAA
- a CDS encoding EamA family transporter, whose protein sequence is MFKDSWVIYAILSAFFAALTSILAKIGISDINSNLATAIRTIVVLIMAWGIVFMTGAQSGIQDITAKSWIFLVLSGIATGLSWLFYYKALQLGDASKVVPIDKFSVVISMILAFVILKEDLTFKTVMGGILITAGTFVMIL, encoded by the coding sequence ATGTTTAAAGACAGTTGGGTAATTTACGCAATACTATCGGCATTTTTCGCTGCACTTACATCAATACTTGCAAAAATCGGAATAAGCGACATAAACTCAAACCTTGCCACTGCAATAAGAACAATCGTTGTACTTATAATGGCATGGGGAATTGTCTTTATGACAGGCGCACAAAGCGGAATACAGGATATAACCGCAAAAAGCTGGATATTCCTTGTACTTTCGGGAATTGCCACAGGTCTTTCTTGGCTATTCTACTACAAAGCACTTCAACTCGGTGATGCGTCAAAAGTAGTTCCGATTGACAAATTCAGTGTTGTTATATCAATGATACTTGCCTTTGTAATTCTTAAAGAGGACTTGACATTCAAGACGGTTATGGGCGGTATTCTTATAACAGCCGGTACTTTTGTAATGATTCTTTGA
- the gyrB gene encoding DNA topoisomerase (ATP-hydrolyzing) subunit B, protein MSDLEKIETTYDESQIQVLEGLDAVRKRPGMYIGSTSSAGLHHLVYEIVDNSIDEALAGYCTEIKVDINPDNSVTVTDNGRGIPVGIHPQQGIPTVEVVLTILHAGGKFGGGGYKVSGGLHGVGSSVVNALSEHLEVEVSDGEHVHYQSYERGKPTCKLKVIGDTDKTGTKITFKPDPEIFEVLEFDYDVLLKRLREQAFLNKGVKILFTDYRVENPETVTLHAEGGIKEFVQYLNRNKDPLHDDIIYFEAQREDMMVEVAMQYTTSYTESLLSFANNIHTGEGGTHETGFKSGLTRVINDYAKKNNLLKEKDPNLSGEDTREGLTAVISVKVVEAQFEGQTKTKLGNSEARALVENALNDKLSAFLEENPKIAKIIIEKTLTASRAREAAKKAREASRKNSSSNSSLLGKLARCTDEGADYAELFIVEGDSAGGSAKQGRNRRFQAILPLWGKMLNVEKSRIDKVYSNEKLLPIIQALGTGIGDDFNIDNLKYGKIVIMADADVDGAHIRTLLLTFFFRHMRPLIENGNVYIAQPPLFKVFKGKNKNLVEKFAFTDDERDRLIAEMGPGAKVQRYKGLGEMDPAELKETTMDPAKRTMLKVDIEDAMIADETFTILMGDKVEPRREFIEKHAKYVSNLDI, encoded by the coding sequence ATGAGTGATTTGGAAAAGATTGAAACCACCTATGACGAAAGTCAAATACAGGTACTCGAAGGTCTTGACGCAGTAAGAAAACGTCCGGGTATGTATATCGGCTCTACCTCGTCGGCAGGTCTGCATCACCTTGTCTATGAAATCGTAGACAACTCTATTGATGAGGCACTTGCAGGCTATTGTACGGAAATTAAAGTTGATATAAACCCTGACAATTCAGTGACCGTCACAGATAACGGTCGTGGTATTCCTGTCGGTATTCACCCACAGCAGGGTATTCCGACAGTCGAAGTTGTACTTACAATTCTTCACGCCGGCGGTAAATTCGGCGGCGGCGGATACAAGGTATCGGGCGGTTTGCACGGTGTCGGTTCTTCTGTTGTAAACGCACTTTCGGAACATCTTGAAGTAGAAGTAAGTGACGGCGAACACGTTCATTATCAAAGTTACGAACGCGGTAAGCCTACTTGTAAACTAAAGGTTATCGGTGATACCGACAAGACCGGTACAAAAATTACATTTAAGCCTGACCCCGAAATTTTTGAAGTGCTTGAATTTGATTACGATGTACTTTTAAAAAGACTTCGTGAACAGGCATTTCTTAATAAGGGTGTAAAAATCCTGTTTACCGATTATCGTGTTGAAAATCCCGAAACGGTCACTCTACACGCAGAAGGCGGTATAAAGGAATTTGTACAATACTTAAACAGAAACAAAGACCCGCTTCACGATGATATTATTTACTTTGAAGCACAGCGTGAGGATATGATGGTTGAAGTTGCTATGCAGTACACAACATCATATACAGAGTCACTTCTAAGCTTCGCAAACAACATTCACACAGGCGAAGGCGGTACGCACGAAACAGGCTTTAAATCAGGTCTTACACGTGTCATAAATGACTACGCAAAAAAGAATAATTTACTAAAAGAAAAAGACCCTAACCTATCGGGCGAAGATACTCGTGAAGGACTTACCGCAGTAATCAGCGTTAAGGTTGTCGAGGCACAGTTTGAGGGTCAGACGAAAACAAAGCTTGGTAACAGTGAGGCAAGAGCGCTGGTTGAAAATGCTTTAAACGATAAGCTTTCTGCATTCCTTGAGGAAAATCCTAAAATCGCAAAAATTATTATCGAAAAGACTTTGACCGCATCACGTGCTCGTGAGGCTGCCAAAAAGGCGCGTGAGGCATCGCGTAAAAACTCAAGCAGCAATTCTTCGCTTTTGGGTAAACTTGCAAGATGTACCGATGAGGGTGCAGATTACGCAGAATTGTTTATAGTCGAGGGTGATAGTGCCGGCGGCAGTGCAAAGCAAGGCAGAAACAGACGTTTCCAAGCAATCCTTCCTCTTTGGGGTAAAATGCTTAATGTTGAAAAATCAAGAATTGACAAGGTTTACTCAAACGAAAAGTTGTTGCCTATTATACAAGCACTCGGTACAGGTATCGGCGATGATTTCAATATCGATAATTTGAAATACGGTAAAATCGTTATTATGGCGGATGCCGATGTCGACGGTGCGCATATCAGAACATTGCTTTTGACATTCTTCTTCAGACATATGCGTCCGCTTATCGAAAACGGTAATGTGTATATCGCACAACCGCCGCTTTTCAAGGTGTTCAAGGGTAAGAATAAAAACCTTGTTGAAAAGTTTGCGTTTACGGACGATGAACGTGACAGACTTATAGCCGAAATGGGACCCGGTGCAAAAGTTCAGCGTTATAAAGGTCTTGGTGAGATGGACCCTGCCGAACTTAAAGAAACCACAATGGACCCTGCTAAGAGAACTATGTTAAAGGTTGATATCGAGGACGCAATGATTGCGGACGAAACATTTACAATACTTATGGGCGATAAGGTTGAACCGCGTCGTGAGTTTATTGAAAAACACGCGAAATATGTTTCAAACCTTGATATTTAA
- the remB gene encoding extracellular matrix regulator RemB — translation MYLRVEENIVVNTKDIIGIFDMDNTTVSRLGRNFLAESQKNGLIINSTDDLPKSFVVVKEKDETKVFISSVSSKVLAKRGL, via the coding sequence ATGTACCTTAGAGTTGAGGAAAACATTGTTGTAAATACAAAAGATATAATAGGAATATTTGATATGGATAATACGACTGTTTCAAGGCTCGGCAGAAACTTCCTTGCCGAATCTCAAAAAAACGGTCTGATTATAAATTCAACCGACGATTTGCCGAAATCCTTTGTTGTAGTTAAGGAAAAAGATGAAACGAAAGTTTTTATATCCTCCGTTTCTTCAAAAGTATTGGCAAAACGTGGTTTATAA
- the recF gene encoding DNA replication/repair protein RecF (All proteins in this family for which functions are known are DNA-binding proteins that assist the filamentation of RecA onto DNA for the initiation of recombination or recombinational repair.) has protein sequence MYISSLSLANFRNYTSEKIEFSPYTNVIYGDNAQGKTNILEAVYIFSQGRSHRAKSDKELIKFGEDFSRLSLDFHDSERDYTAAMQLMKNGRKNIKINHVQITKLSKLMNYLNVVMFSPEDLELVKGSPSARRKFIDSSVSQLYPRYLTSLIDYHKALGQKNSLLKVLRAKGAKSDMMLSVWNEQLAAEGEKIIKYRTDFVKLINNFSAAIQNEISGEKLQISYMPGMRASGDDKDSIYEYLEKNQRREIDLASAQVGVQRDDLHITINGSEAKIYGSQGQQRTSALSMKIAQADYIHHIKSEYPILLLDDIMSELDINRRMYLSQKIRDKQVLITSTDTDLIESTDNTKLFKIKNGSVVREEN, from the coding sequence ATGTATATTTCCTCACTGTCCCTTGCGAATTTCAGAAATTATACTTCCGAAAAAATTGAGTTTTCCCCGTACACAAACGTGATTTACGGCGACAATGCACAGGGTAAAACAAATATTTTAGAGGCGGTATATATTTTCTCACAAGGCAGAAGTCACAGAGCAAAGTCCGATAAAGAGCTTATAAAATTCGGTGAAGATTTTTCGCGTCTGTCGCTTGATTTTCACGATTCGGAACGTGATTACACAGCCGCTATGCAGCTTATGAAAAACGGCAGAAAGAACATTAAAATCAACCACGTTCAGATAACAAAACTAAGCAAACTTATGAATTATCTCAATGTTGTAATGTTTTCACCCGAAGATTTGGAGCTTGTCAAAGGTTCGCCGTCCGCAAGACGAAAGTTTATCGACTCATCGGTAAGTCAGCTTTATCCGCGATACCTTACAAGCCTAATCGACTATCACAAGGCGTTGGGTCAAAAAAACAGCTTACTCAAAGTTCTTCGTGCAAAAGGTGCAAAGTCGGATATGATGCTTTCCGTATGGAATGAACAGCTTGCCGCAGAGGGCGAAAAAATCATCAAATACCGTACCGATTTTGTCAAGCTGATAAATAACTTTTCAGCCGCCATACAAAATGAAATATCGGGTGAAAAATTGCAAATATCGTATATGCCGGGTATGAGGGCAAGCGGTGATGATAAAGATTCGATATACGAATATCTTGAAAAAAATCAAAGACGCGAAATTGATTTAGCCTCCGCCCAAGTCGGCGTACAGCGAGATGATTTGCACATCACAATCAACGGCAGTGAGGCGAAAATTTACGGCTCACAAGGTCAACAGCGTACATCTGCACTGTCAATGAAAATTGCACAAGCCGATTACATTCATCACATAAAAAGCGAATATCCGATACTTCTGCTTGACGATATAATGAGCGAGCTTGACATTAACCGCCGAATGTACCTTTCGCAGAAAATTCGCGATAAGCAAGTTCTTATAACTTCAACTGACACCGACCTTATCGAAAGCACCGACAATACGAAGTTATTTAAAATAAAAAACGGCTCTGTCGTAAGGGAGGAAAATTAA
- a CDS encoding RNA-binding S4 domain-containing protein → MEKMNINITTEYIKLDQLLKFSALAESGAMAKDMIFDGIVSVNGEVCTMRGKKIRPGDKVTVEFEDATVEVEVGAE, encoded by the coding sequence ATGGAAAAAATGAATATAAACATCACAACCGAATATATAAAACTTGACCAACTGCTTAAATTTTCCGCACTTGCCGAAAGCGGTGCTATGGCTAAGGATATGATTTTTGACGGTATCGTATCGGTAAACGGTGAAGTTTGCACAATGCGCGGCAAAAAAATCCGTCCGGGTGACAAAGTTACGGTCGAATTTGAGGACGCGACAGTCGAAGTCGAAGTAGGAGCGGAATAA